GTTTTAATCGTAATATGACTAGCGTCCGCGATTTCCTGGTTCGAGTACCCTTTAGCAATCAGTAACAATATTTCTTTCTCGCGCTCTGTTAACATGTCATGCAGTTCTGCCTTCTGGTTCATACGCGCTCGCATCTTCATCATCACTTCTTTTTCAAATACGGACTCACCCTGATATGTCTTAATGATGGCGTCTCTTATCTCTTCTGCGCTACTTGTCTTCAATATGTAACTATCGACGCCGGCATCTAGTGCACCATATACTTCTTTATCTTCTATAAAGCTTGTGAGCATTACTACTTTCACGTGTGGCATTTGTGATTTAATTTGAGCGGTCGCTTCAATACCGTCCATCTCATTCAT
Above is a window of Macrococcoides canis DNA encoding:
- a CDS encoding response regulator transcription factor, whose translation is MRVIFVDDHEMVRIGISSYLSMQEGIEIVGEASNGKEGIEKTLQLKPDVVLMDMVMNEMDGIEATAQIKSQMPHVKVVMLTSFIEDKEVYGALDAGVDSYILKTSSAEEIRDAIIKTYQGESVFEKEVMMKMRARMNQKAELHDMLTEREKEILLLIAKGYSNQEIADASHITIKTVKTHVSNILSKLEVQDRTQAVIYAFQHDLIE